The Apium graveolens cultivar Ventura chromosome 6, ASM990537v1, whole genome shotgun sequence genome contains a region encoding:
- the LOC141666052 gene encoding CENP-B homolog protein 2-like — protein sequence MIEWYTTDTYNINFVLQYTPMSSHHLKGVKKSAITDKIRSAICEYKKENPGVSQKDLQAWVHQKYDLDISQSTISNTLKRASEYLFDERKQSDVKKHKSAKYPELEKVLFEWFLQRQDKVNMSGEIIQEKGKELMKKMYGESNSDFSFSSGWLERFKARYGIKSYRRFGESGSVMMENIENALPGIRSKLDQFQLKDIYNMDETGLFYRLEADHSLATKQLEGRKKDKERITVVVCCNGDGSDKVLLWIIGKYVNPRCFKNVNINNLNCVYRFNKKAWMTGLLFQEFVTWFDSKMNGRKVLLIVDNCPAHPKIVEGLRNTELFFLPPNTTSKIQPCDAGIIRAFKVHYRRRLYSSML from the coding sequence ATGATAGAATGGTACACTACAGACACATACAATATCAACTTTGTTTTACAGTATACACCAATGTCTTCGCATCATCTAAAAGGAGTGAAAAAATCAGCAATCACAGATAAGATAAGGAGTGCTATTTGTGAATATAAAAAGGAGAATCCAGGTGTAAGCCAGAAAGATTTACAAGCATGGGTACATCAAAAATATGACTTAGATATCAGTCAGTCAACTATATCAAACACACTCAAGAGAGCCTCGGAATACTTGTTCGACGAGAGGAAACAAAGTGATGTCAAAAAACACAAATCAGCAAAATATCCAGAGTTAGAGAAAGTTTTGTTTGAGTGGTTTCTTCAAAGGCAAGATAAAGTTAATATGTCTGGAGAAATCATTCAAGAAAAAGGAAAGGAGCTAATGAAGAAAATGTATGGGGAAAGTAATTCCGATTTTAGCTTTTCCAGTGGATGGTTAGAACGTTTCAAGGCAAGATATGGAATCAAATCTTATCGGCGTTTTGGTGAAAGTGGTTCAGTGATGATGGAGAACATTGAAAATGCATTGCCAGGCATCCGATCAAAATTGGATCAATTTCAGTTGAAAGATATTTATAACATGGATGAAACGGGATTATTCTATCGACTTGAAGCTGACCATTCACTAGCTACCAAACAGCTAGAGGGCCGCAAAAAAGATAAAGAGAGAATCACTGTAGTTGTGTGTTGCAACGGTGATGGGTCTGACAAAGTTCTACTTTGGATCATTGGTAAGTACGTCAATCCTAGGTGCTTTAAAAATGTGAATATAAACAATCTTAATTGTGTGTATCGTTTTAACAAGAAGGCTTGGATGACTGGCTTGCTTTTTCAAGAATTTGTTACTTGGTTTGATAGTAAAATGAATGGCAGGAAGGTACTTTTGATTGTTGACAATTGTCCTGCTCATCCAAAAATAGTTGAAGGCTTGAGAAATACAGAGTTGTTCTTTCTACCTCCTAACACAACATCTAAGATTCAACCATGCGATGCTGGAATTATTCGAGCATTTAAAGTTCACTATCGGCGTCGTCTATATTCTAGCATGTTGTAA